In Citrobacter sp. RHB25-C09, the following proteins share a genomic window:
- the nuoM gene encoding NADH-quinone oxidoreductase subunit M has product MLLPWLILIPFIGGFLCWQTERFGVKVPRWIALITMGLTLALGLQLWLQGGYSLTQSAGIPQWQSEFVLPWIPRFGISIHLAIDGLSLLMVVLTGLLGVLAVLCSWREIEKYQGFFHLNLMWILGGVIGVFLAIDMFLFFFFWEMMLVPMYFLIALWGHKASDGKTRITAATKFFIYTQASGLVMLIAILALVFVHHNATGVWTFNYEDLLNTPMSHGIEYLLMLGFFIAFAVKMPVVPLHGWLPDAHSQAPTAGSVDLAGILLKTAAYGLLRFSLPLFPNASAEFAPIAMWLGVIGIFYGAWMAFTQYDIKRLIAYTSVSHMGFVLIAIYTGSQLAYQGAVIQMIAHGLSAAGLFILCGQLYERLHTRDMRMMGGLWGKMKWLPALSMFFAVATLGMPGTGNFVGEFMILFGSYQVVPVITVISTFGLVFASVYSLAMLHRAYFGKAKSQIANQELPGMSLRELFIILLLVVLLVLLGFYPQPILDTSHSAMGNIQQWFVNSVTTTRP; this is encoded by the coding sequence ATGTTATTACCCTGGTTGATACTAATCCCCTTTATCGGCGGGTTTCTGTGCTGGCAGACCGAACGCTTTGGCGTGAAGGTGCCGCGCTGGATCGCGCTGATCACCATGGGACTGACGCTGGCGCTTGGCCTGCAGCTGTGGCTGCAGGGCGGCTATTCACTGACGCAATCCGCCGGCATTCCGCAGTGGCAGTCTGAATTTGTTCTGCCGTGGATCCCGCGCTTTGGCATCTCTATTCATCTTGCTATCGACGGCTTGTCGCTGCTGATGGTGGTGCTGACCGGTCTGCTCGGCGTTCTGGCGGTCCTGTGTTCCTGGCGTGAAATTGAAAAATATCAGGGCTTCTTCCACCTGAACCTGATGTGGATCCTGGGCGGCGTGATCGGCGTATTCCTTGCCATCGACATGTTCCTGTTCTTCTTCTTCTGGGAAATGATGCTGGTGCCGATGTACTTCCTGATCGCGCTGTGGGGGCATAAGGCTTCCGACGGTAAAACGCGCATCACGGCGGCAACCAAGTTCTTCATTTACACCCAGGCGAGTGGTCTGGTGATGCTGATTGCCATTCTGGCGCTGGTGTTTGTGCACCATAATGCGACCGGCGTATGGACCTTCAACTATGAAGACCTGCTGAATACCCCGATGTCCCACGGCATAGAATATCTGCTGATGCTGGGCTTCTTCATCGCTTTTGCGGTGAAAATGCCGGTGGTTCCGCTGCACGGCTGGCTGCCAGACGCGCACTCTCAGGCACCAACCGCAGGTTCCGTTGACCTGGCGGGGATTTTGCTGAAAACGGCAGCTTACGGTCTGCTGCGTTTCTCCCTGCCGCTGTTCCCGAACGCATCGGCGGAGTTTGCGCCAATCGCCATGTGGTTGGGCGTGATCGGTATTTTCTACGGTGCGTGGATGGCCTTCACTCAGTACGACATCAAGCGTCTGATTGCTTACACCTCCGTTTCCCACATGGGCTTCGTCCTGATTGCCATCTACACCGGCAGCCAACTGGCATACCAGGGGGCGGTGATTCAGATGATTGCGCACGGTCTTTCCGCTGCGGGTCTGTTCATTCTGTGCGGCCAGCTGTACGAACGTCTGCACACCCGTGATATGCGCATGATGGGCGGTCTGTGGGGCAAAATGAAATGGCTGCCCGCGCTGTCCATGTTCTTTGCTGTTGCCACCCTGGGGATGCCGGGCACCGGTAACTTCGTTGGCGAATTTATGATCCTGTTCGGCAGCTACCAGGTTGTTCCGGTGATTACCGTGATTTCGACCTTTGGTCTGGTGTTTGCCTCCGTGTACTCGCTGGCGATGCTGCACCGCGCTTACTTCGGTAAAGCGAAGAGCCAGATTGCCAATCAGGAACTGCCAGGGATGTCGCTGCGTGAGCTGTTTATCATCCTGTTGCTGGTCGTGCTTCTGGTACTGCTTGGCTTCTATCCGCAGCCGATTCTGGATACCTCGCATTCTGCGATGGGTAACATCCAGCAGTGGTTTGTTAATTCCGTTACTACTACAAGGCCGTAA
- the nuoJ gene encoding NADH-quinone oxidoreductase subunit J, with product MEFAFYICGLIAILATLRVITHTNPVHALLYLIISLLAISGVFFSLGAYFAAALEIIVYAGAIMVLFVFVVMMLNLGGSEIEQERQWLKPQVWIGPAILSAIMLVVIVYAILGVNDQGIDGAPISAKAVGITLFGPYVLAVELASMLLLAGLVVAFHVGREERSGEVLSNRKDDSAKRKTEEHA from the coding sequence ATGGAGTTCGCTTTTTATATCTGTGGCCTGATAGCCATTCTCGCAACCTTGCGGGTGATCACCCATACCAATCCGGTACACGCGCTGCTGTACCTGATTATTTCGCTGCTGGCGATTTCCGGGGTGTTCTTCTCGCTGGGCGCTTACTTCGCCGCTGCGCTGGAAATTATCGTCTACGCAGGTGCCATTATGGTGCTGTTCGTGTTCGTGGTGATGATGCTCAACCTTGGCGGTTCCGAAATCGAGCAGGAACGCCAGTGGCTGAAGCCGCAGGTGTGGATTGGTCCGGCAATTCTGTCGGCCATCATGCTGGTGGTGATCGTGTACGCCATTTTGGGCGTTAACGACCAGGGCATCGACGGCGCGCCGATTAGCGCGAAAGCGGTCGGTATTACGCTGTTTGGACCTTACGTACTGGCGGTTGAGCTGGCGTCAATGCTGCTGCTGGCCGGTCTGGTTGTCGCTTTCCACGTCGGTCGCGAAGAGCGTTCTGGTGAAGTGCTGAGCAACCGTAAAGACGACAGCGCGAAAAGAAAAACGGAGGAGCACGCATGA
- the nuoL gene encoding NADH-quinone oxidoreductase subunit L, producing the protein MNMLALTFILPLIGFVLLAFSRGRWSENLSATVGVGSIGLAALVTAFVGVDFFANGKQAFSQPLWTWMSVGDFNIGFNLVLDGLSLTMLSVVTGVGFLIHMFASWYMRGEEGYSRFFAYTNLFIASMVVLVLSDNLLLMYLGWEGVGLCSYLLIGFYYTDPKNGAAAMKAFVVTRVGDVFLAFALFILYNELGTLNFREMVELAPAHFEAGNNMLTWATLMLLGGAVGKSAQLPLQTWLADAMAGPTPVSALIHAATMVTAGVYLIARTHGLFLMTPEVLHLVGIVGAVTLVMAGFAALVQTDIKRVLAYSTMSQIGYMFLALGVQAWDAAIFHLMTHAFFKALLFLASGSVILACHHEQNIFKMGGLRKSIPLVYLCFLVGGAALSALPLITAGFFSKDEILAGAMANGHINLMVAGLVGAFMTSLYTFRMIFIVFHGKEQIHAHAGKGITHHLPLIVLMILSTFVGALIVPPLQGVLPQTTELEHGRVMTLEITSGVVAIAGILIAAWLWLGKRTLVTSIANSAPGRLLGTWWYNAWGFDWLYDKVFVKPFLGVAWLLKRDPLNAMMNIPAILSRFAGKGLLFSENGYLRWYVASMSIGAVVVLALLMVLR; encoded by the coding sequence ATGAACATGCTTGCCTTAACCTTTATTCTGCCATTGATTGGCTTTGTACTGCTGGCGTTCTCCCGTGGACGCTGGTCTGAAAACCTCTCCGCGACCGTGGGTGTTGGCTCCATCGGTCTGGCGGCGCTGGTCACCGCGTTTGTCGGCGTAGACTTCTTCGCCAACGGTAAGCAGGCATTCAGCCAGCCTCTGTGGACGTGGATGTCGGTCGGTGATTTCAACATCGGTTTTAACCTGGTGCTGGACGGCCTGTCGTTGACCATGCTTTCCGTGGTTACCGGCGTGGGCTTCCTGATCCACATGTTCGCTTCCTGGTACATGCGTGGTGAAGAGGGCTATTCACGCTTCTTCGCCTACACCAACCTGTTTATCGCCAGCATGGTTGTTCTGGTGCTGTCCGATAACCTGCTGTTGATGTACCTCGGTTGGGAAGGCGTGGGCCTGTGCTCTTACCTGCTGATCGGCTTCTACTACACCGATCCGAAGAATGGCGCAGCGGCGATGAAAGCGTTTGTCGTGACCCGTGTGGGTGACGTCTTCCTCGCCTTCGCGCTGTTCATTCTTTACAACGAGCTGGGTACCCTGAACTTCCGCGAAATGGTTGAACTGGCACCGGCGCACTTCGAAGCAGGCAACAACATGCTGACCTGGGCGACGCTGATGCTGCTGGGTGGCGCGGTCGGTAAATCTGCACAGTTGCCGTTGCAAACGTGGCTGGCTGACGCGATGGCGGGCCCGACGCCTGTCTCCGCGCTGATCCACGCCGCAACGATGGTTACCGCCGGTGTCTATCTGATTGCGCGCACTCACGGTCTGTTCCTGATGACCCCGGAAGTGCTGCATCTGGTGGGTATTGTGGGTGCGGTGACGCTGGTGATGGCAGGTTTTGCCGCACTGGTGCAAACCGACATCAAACGCGTTCTCGCTTACTCCACCATGAGCCAGATTGGTTACATGTTCCTGGCGCTCGGCGTCCAGGCGTGGGATGCGGCGATTTTCCACCTGATGACCCACGCCTTCTTTAAAGCGTTGCTGTTCCTGGCGTCCGGCTCCGTTATCCTGGCGTGCCATCACGAACAGAACATCTTCAAGATGGGCGGCCTGCGTAAATCTATTCCGCTGGTTTATCTCTGCTTCCTGGTGGGTGGCGCGGCGCTGTCTGCACTGCCTCTCATCACTGCAGGCTTCTTCAGTAAGGATGAGATTCTTGCGGGTGCGATGGCGAATGGTCATATCAATCTGATGGTGGCAGGTCTGGTCGGTGCGTTTATGACCTCCCTGTATACCTTCCGTATGATTTTCATCGTGTTCCACGGTAAAGAACAAATTCACGCTCATGCAGGGAAGGGGATTACCCACCATCTGCCACTGATTGTCCTGATGATCCTGTCCACCTTCGTTGGCGCGCTGATTGTGCCGCCGTTGCAGGGTGTACTGCCGCAGACAACAGAACTTGAGCATGGTCGCGTAATGACCCTGGAAATTACCTCTGGCGTCGTGGCGATTGCGGGCATCCTGATTGCCGCATGGCTGTGGCTTGGCAAACGTACCCTGGTAACCTCCATTGCCAACAGTGCGCCGGGCCGCCTGCTGGGGACCTGGTGGTATAACGCATGGGGCTTCGACTGGCTGTACGACAAAGTGTTCGTGAAGCCGTTCCTTGGCGTTGCCTGGCTGCTGAAGCGCGATCCGCTGAATGCCATGATGAACATCCCGGCGATCCTCTCTCGCTTTGCAGGTAAAGGCCTGCTGTTTAGCGAGAACGGGTATCTGCGCTGGTATGTAGCATCCATGAGCATCGGTGCGGTTGTGGTACTGGCGTTGTTGATGGTTTTACGTTGA
- the nuoG gene encoding NADH-quinone oxidoreductase subunit NuoG, translating into MATIHVDGKEYEVNGADNLLEACLSLGLDIPYFCWHPALGSVGACRQCAVKQYQNAEDTRGRLVMSCMTPATEGTFISIDDEEAKQFRESVVEWLMTNHPHDCPVCEEGGNCHLQDMTVMTGHSFRRYRFTKRTHRNQDLGPFISHEMNRCIACYRCVRYYKDYADGQDLGVYGAHDNVYFGRPEDGTLESEFSGNLVEICPTGVFTDKTHSERYNRKWDMQFAPSICQQCSIGCNTSPGERYGELRRIENRYNGTVNHYFLCDRGRFGYGYVNLKDRPRQPVQRRGDDLITLNAEQAMQGAADILRQSKKVIGIGSPRASVESNFALRELVGAENFYTGIAKGEQERLELALKVLREGGVHTPALRDIESYDAVLVLGEDVTQTGARVALAVRQAVKGKAREMAAAQKVADWQIAAILNIGQRAKHPLFVTNVDDTRLDDIAAWTYRAPVEDQARLGFAIAHALDNNAPAVDGISSDLQNKIDVIVQALAGAKKPLIISGTNAGSAEIIQAAANVAKALKGRGTDVGITMIARSVNSMGLGIMGGGSLDDALTELETGRADAVVVLENDLHRHASATRVNAALAKAPLVMVVDHQRTAIMENAHLVLSAASFAESDGTVINNEGRAQRFFQVYDPAYYDSSIIMLESWRWLHSLHSTVQNREVDWTQLDHVIDAAIAAMPELAGIKDAAPDASFRIRGQKLAREPHRYSGRTAMRANISVHEPRQPQDKDTMFAFSMEGNNQPSAPRSQIPFAWAPGWNSPQAWNKFQDEVGGKLRHGDPGVRLIEASEGGLDYFTAVPASFQAQDGQWRIAPYYHLFGSDELSQRAPVFQSRMPQPYIKLNPADAAKLGVNAGTRVSFSYDGNTVTLPVEIAEGLTAGQVGLPMGMPGIAPVLAGARLEDLQEAQQ; encoded by the coding sequence ATGGCTACGATTCATGTAGACGGCAAAGAATACGAGGTCAATGGCGCAGACAACCTGCTTGAAGCATGTCTGTCGCTCGGCCTTGATATTCCGTACTTTTGCTGGCACCCGGCGCTGGGCAGCGTCGGTGCTTGCCGCCAGTGTGCGGTGAAGCAGTACCAGAACGCGGAAGATACGCGTGGTCGCCTGGTGATGTCTTGTATGACACCGGCCACCGAAGGCACCTTTATTTCTATCGATGACGAAGAAGCGAAACAGTTCCGTGAAAGCGTGGTGGAGTGGTTAATGACCAACCACCCGCACGACTGTCCGGTCTGTGAAGAGGGCGGTAACTGCCACCTTCAGGATATGACCGTGATGACCGGCCACAGCTTCCGTCGCTATCGTTTCACCAAGCGTACCCACCGCAACCAGGATCTGGGGCCGTTCATCTCTCATGAAATGAACCGCTGCATCGCCTGTTACCGCTGCGTGCGCTACTACAAAGACTACGCTGACGGTCAGGATCTGGGCGTCTATGGCGCGCATGACAACGTCTACTTCGGTCGCCCGGAAGACGGTACGCTTGAGAGCGAGTTCTCCGGTAACCTGGTCGAGATTTGCCCGACCGGTGTATTCACCGATAAAACGCACTCCGAACGCTACAACCGTAAATGGGACATGCAGTTTGCGCCAAGCATCTGCCAGCAGTGCTCCATTGGCTGTAACACCAGTCCGGGTGAGCGCTATGGCGAACTGCGTCGTATCGAAAACCGTTATAACGGCACCGTTAACCACTACTTCCTCTGCGACCGTGGTCGTTTTGGCTATGGTTACGTGAACCTGAAAGACCGTCCGCGTCAGCCCGTTCAGCGCCGTGGCGATGACCTGATCACCCTCAACGCAGAACAGGCGATGCAGGGCGCAGCAGACATTCTGCGTCAGTCGAAGAAAGTCATCGGTATCGGTTCTCCGCGCGCCAGCGTGGAAAGCAACTTTGCGCTGCGTGAACTGGTCGGGGCAGAAAACTTTTACACCGGTATCGCCAAAGGCGAACAGGAACGTCTGGAACTGGCGCTGAAAGTGCTGCGGGAAGGCGGTGTTCATACGCCTGCGCTGCGTGATATTGAATCTTACGATGCGGTATTGGTTCTCGGTGAAGATGTGACCCAGACCGGCGCCCGCGTTGCGCTGGCAGTGCGTCAGGCGGTGAAAGGCAAAGCGCGCGAAATGGCGGCGGCTCAGAAAGTGGCTGACTGGCAGATTGCCGCAATTCTTAACATCGGCCAGCGCGCCAAGCATCCGCTGTTTGTCACTAACGTTGATGACACCCGTCTGGATGATATCGCCGCATGGACTTACCGTGCACCGGTTGAAGATCAGGCGCGCTTAGGTTTCGCTATTGCCCATGCGCTGGATAACAACGCACCGGCGGTTGACGGTATCAGCAGCGATCTGCAAAACAAAATCGATGTGATCGTCCAGGCGCTGGCCGGGGCGAAAAAACCGCTGATTATCTCCGGGACTAACGCCGGCAGTGCTGAGATCATTCAGGCAGCGGCTAACGTCGCCAAAGCGCTGAAAGGCCGTGGTACTGACGTTGGTATTACCATGATTGCACGTTCCGTGAACAGCATGGGGCTGGGCATTATGGGCGGTGGTTCGCTCGACGACGCGCTGACTGAACTGGAAACCGGACGCGCCGACGCGGTTGTCGTGCTGGAAAATGATCTGCATCGTCATGCTTCCGCAACGCGTGTAAATGCCGCGCTGGCGAAAGCGCCGCTGGTAATGGTGGTTGACCATCAGCGTACTGCCATCATGGAAAACGCCCATCTGGTGCTTTCTGCCGCAAGCTTCGCTGAAAGCGACGGTACGGTCATCAACAACGAAGGCCGCGCACAGCGTTTCTTCCAGGTTTACGACCCGGCTTATTACGACAGCAGCATCATCATGCTGGAAAGCTGGCGCTGGCTGCATTCGCTGCACAGCACCGTGCAGAACCGCGAAGTGGACTGGACGCAGCTCGACCACGTGATCGACGCCGCGATTGCCGCGATGCCGGAGCTGGCAGGCATTAAAGATGCTGCGCCGGATGCTTCCTTTCGCATTCGTGGACAGAAGCTGGCGCGTGAGCCGCACCGTTACAGCGGTCGTACCGCAATGCGCGCTAATATCAGCGTGCATGAGCCACGTCAGCCGCAGGATAAAGACACGATGTTCGCCTTCTCGATGGAAGGGAACAACCAGCCGTCTGCGCCGCGTTCACAGATTCCGTTTGCCTGGGCGCCAGGCTGGAACTCCCCACAGGCGTGGAACAAGTTCCAGGATGAAGTGGGCGGTAAACTGCGTCATGGCGATCCGGGCGTGCGTTTGATTGAAGCCTCAGAAGGCGGTCTGGACTACTTCACGGCCGTACCGGCGAGCTTCCAGGCGCAGGACGGTCAGTGGCGTATTGCGCCGTACTACCATCTGTTTGGTAGCGATGAGCTGTCCCAGCGTGCGCCGGTCTTCCAGAGCCGTATGCCGCAACCGTACATCAAACTCAACCCGGCCGATGCCGCGAAGTTGGGCGTGAATGCCGGTACCCGCGTCTCCTTTAGCTACGATGGCAACACGGTCACGCTACCGGTTGAAATCGCTGAAGGCTTAACGGCAGGGCAGGTTGGCTTGCCAATGGGTATGCCGGGCATTGCACCGGTACTGGCGGGTGCGCGTCTTGAGGATCTGCAGGAGGCACAACAATGA
- the nuoE gene encoding NADH-quinone oxidoreductase subunit NuoE, with amino-acid sequence MHENQQPQTEAFELSAAEREAIEHEMHHYEDPRAASIEALKIVQKQRGWVPDGAIHAIADVLGIPASDVEGVATFYSQIFRQPVGRHVIRYCDSVVCHINGYQGIQAALEKKLNIKPGQTTFDGRFTLLPTCCLGNCDKGPNMMIDEDTHAHLTPEGIPELLERYK; translated from the coding sequence ATGCACGAGAATCAACAACCACAAACCGAGGCTTTTGAGCTGAGTGCGGCAGAGCGTGAAGCCATTGAGCACGAGATGCACCACTACGAAGACCCGCGTGCGGCGTCCATTGAAGCGCTGAAGATCGTTCAGAAACAGCGTGGCTGGGTGCCGGATGGCGCGATCCATGCGATCGCCGATGTGCTGGGGATCCCGGCCAGCGATGTCGAAGGTGTTGCGACGTTTTACAGCCAGATCTTCCGCCAGCCAGTCGGTCGCCACGTGATCCGCTATTGCGACAGCGTGGTATGCCATATCAATGGCTATCAGGGCATCCAGGCTGCGCTCGAGAAAAAGCTTAACATCAAGCCGGGGCAGACGACCTTTGACGGTCGCTTTACGCTGCTGCCGACCTGCTGCCTGGGGAACTGCGATAAAGGGCCTAACATGATGATCGATGAGGACACTCACGCGCATCTGACCCCGGAAGGCATTCCTGAACTGCTGGAGCGGTATAAATGA
- the nuoK gene encoding NADH-quinone oxidoreductase subunit NuoK, which yields MIPLQHGLILAAVLFVLGLTGLVIRRNLLFMLIGLEIMINASALAFVVAGSYWGQTDGQVMYILAISLAAAEASIGLALLLQLHRRRQNLNIDSVSEMRG from the coding sequence ATGATCCCCTTACAACATGGACTGATCCTCGCGGCTGTCTTATTCGTTCTGGGCTTAACCGGTCTGGTTATCCGCCGCAACCTGCTGTTTATGCTGATCGGGCTGGAAATCATGATCAACGCTTCCGCGCTGGCTTTTGTGGTCGCCGGGAGCTACTGGGGCCAGACCGACGGTCAGGTGATGTACATTCTTGCCATCAGCCTTGCGGCTGCTGAAGCGAGCATCGGGCTTGCGCTGCTGCTGCAGCTCCATCGCCGTCGCCAGAACCTGAACATCGATTCAGTAAGTGAGATGCGTGGATGA
- the nuoI gene encoding NADH-quinone oxidoreductase subunit NuoI, translated as MTLKELLVGFGTQVRSIWMIGLHAFAKRETQMYPEEPVYLPPRFRGRIVLTRDPDGEERCVACNLCAVACPVGCISLQKAETKDGRWYPEFFRINFSRCIFCGLCEEACPTTAIQLTPDFELGEYKRQDLVYEKEDLLISGPGKYPEYNFYRMAGMAIDGKDKGEAENEAKPIDVKSLLP; from the coding sequence ATGACCTTAAAAGAATTGTTAGTAGGCTTCGGCACCCAGGTACGCAGTATCTGGATGATCGGCCTGCATGCGTTCGCCAAACGCGAAACGCAGATGTACCCGGAAGAGCCGGTCTATCTACCGCCCCGTTTCCGTGGTCGTATCGTACTGACTCGCGACCCGGACGGTGAAGAACGCTGCGTTGCCTGTAACCTGTGTGCGGTAGCGTGTCCGGTAGGCTGTATCTCTCTGCAAAAAGCCGAGACGAAAGATGGCCGCTGGTATCCGGAGTTTTTCCGCATTAACTTCTCACGCTGCATTTTCTGTGGTCTGTGCGAAGAAGCCTGTCCGACCACTGCGATTCAGCTTACGCCAGACTTCGAGCTGGGTGAATATAAGCGCCAGGATCTGGTTTACGAGAAAGAGGATCTGCTGATCTCCGGTCCGGGTAAATATCCGGAATATAACTTCTACCGGATGGCAGGTATGGCAATCGACGGCAAAGATAAGGGCGAAGCAGAGAACGAAGCCAAGCCTATCGACGTCAAGAGCCTGTTACCGTAA
- the nuoF gene encoding NADH-quinone oxidoreductase subunit NuoF, protein MKNIIRTPETHPLTWRLRDDEQPVWLDEYRSKNGYEGARKALTGLSPDEIVNQVKDSGLKGRGGAGFSTGLKWSLMPKDESMNIRYLLCNADEMEPGTYKDRLLMEQLPHLLVEGMLISAFALKAYRGYIFLRGEYIEAAVNLRRAIAEATEAGLLGKNIMGTGFDFELFVHTGAGRYICGEETALINSLEGRRANPRSKPPFPATSGAWGKPTCVNNVETLCNVPAILANGVEWYQNISKSKDAGTKLMGFSGRVKNPGLWELPFGTTAREILEDYAGGMRDGLKFKAWQPGGAGTDFLTEAHLDLPMEFESIGKAGSRLGTALAMAVDHEIGMVPLVRNLEEFFARESCGWCTPCRDGLPWSVKILRALERGEGQPGDIETLEQLCRFLGPGKTFCAHAPGAVEPLQSAIKYFREEFEAGIKQPFSNTHGIGGIQPNLLKERW, encoded by the coding sequence ATGAAAAACATTATCCGTACTCCCGAAACCCATCCGCTGACCTGGCGTCTGCGCGATGACGAACAGCCGGTATGGCTGGACGAATACCGTAGCAAAAACGGCTATGAAGGCGCGCGTAAAGCGCTGACCGGTCTTTCTCCGGATGAGATCGTTAATCAGGTTAAAGACTCTGGGCTGAAAGGACGCGGCGGCGCTGGCTTTTCTACCGGCCTGAAGTGGAGCCTGATGCCGAAAGACGAATCCATGAACATCCGTTACCTGTTGTGTAACGCCGATGAAATGGAGCCGGGTACGTATAAAGACCGTCTGCTGATGGAACAGCTGCCGCACCTGCTGGTGGAAGGCATGCTGATCTCCGCGTTTGCGCTGAAAGCGTACCGTGGCTACATCTTCCTGCGTGGTGAATACATTGAAGCGGCGGTGAATCTGCGCCGCGCCATTGCTGAAGCAACCGAAGCCGGTCTGCTTGGCAAAAACATCATGGGCACCGGTTTTGACTTCGAACTGTTTGTCCACACTGGGGCAGGGCGCTATATCTGCGGTGAAGAAACCGCGCTGATTAACTCCCTCGAAGGTCGTCGTGCTAACCCACGTTCCAAGCCGCCGTTCCCGGCGACTTCGGGCGCATGGGGCAAACCGACCTGCGTCAACAACGTTGAAACGCTGTGTAACGTCCCGGCTATCCTCGCTAACGGCGTGGAGTGGTACCAGAACATTTCGAAGAGTAAAGACGCGGGCACCAAGCTGATGGGCTTCTCCGGTCGCGTGAAGAATCCGGGACTGTGGGAACTGCCATTCGGCACCACGGCGCGTGAAATTCTTGAAGATTATGCGGGCGGCATGCGTGATGGCCTGAAGTTCAAAGCCTGGCAGCCAGGCGGCGCGGGTACCGACTTCCTGACCGAAGCGCACCTTGACCTGCCAATGGAATTCGAAAGCATTGGCAAAGCAGGCAGCCGTCTGGGTACTGCGCTGGCAATGGCGGTAGACCATGAGATTGGTATGGTGCCGCTGGTGCGTAACCTGGAAGAGTTCTTTGCCCGCGAGTCCTGCGGCTGGTGTACGCCGTGCCGTGACGGGCTACCGTGGAGCGTAAAAATTCTGCGCGCGCTGGAGCGTGGCGAAGGCCAGCCTGGGGATATCGAGACGCTTGAGCAACTGTGTCGCTTCCTCGGTCCGGGTAAAACCTTCTGTGCACACGCACCGGGTGCGGTAGAGCCGCTGCAGAGCGCAATTAAATATTTCCGCGAAGAATTCGAAGCTGGCATCAAGCAGCCGTTCAGCAATACCCACGGAATTGGTGGTATTCAGCCGAACCTGCTGAAAGAGCGCTGGTGA
- the nuoH gene encoding NADH-quinone oxidoreductase subunit NuoH encodes MSWITPDLIDILLTILKAVVILLVVVTCGAFMSFGERRLLGLFQNRYGPNRVGWGGSLQLVADMIKMFFKEDWIPKFSDRVIFTLAPMIAFTSLLLAFAIVPVSPGWVVADLNIGILFFLMMAGLAVYAVLFAGWSSNNKYSLLGAMRASAQTLSYEVFLGLSLMGVVAQAGSFNMTDIVNNQADIWNVIPQFFGFVTFAIAGVAVCHRHPFDQPEAEQELADGYHIEYSGMKFGLFFVGEYIGIVTISALMVTLFFGGWQGPFLPPFIWFAIKTAFFMMMFILIRASLPRPRYDQVMSFGWKICLPLTLINLLVTAAVILWQAQ; translated from the coding sequence ATGAGTTGGATTACACCGGATCTGATCGATATCCTGCTGACCATTCTCAAAGCGGTCGTGATCCTGCTGGTCGTTGTGACCTGCGGGGCATTCATGAGCTTTGGCGAACGTCGCCTGCTGGGTCTGTTCCAGAACCGTTACGGACCAAACCGCGTTGGCTGGGGCGGCTCGCTCCAGCTGGTCGCGGACATGATCAAGATGTTCTTTAAAGAAGACTGGATCCCGAAATTTTCGGATCGCGTCATCTTTACTCTGGCGCCGATGATCGCGTTTACCTCGCTGCTGCTGGCTTTTGCTATCGTACCTGTAAGCCCAGGCTGGGTGGTTGCAGACCTTAACATCGGGATCCTGTTTTTCCTGATGATGGCGGGTCTGGCGGTGTATGCGGTGCTGTTCGCCGGTTGGTCGAGCAACAACAAATACTCACTGCTGGGTGCAATGCGCGCCTCCGCGCAGACGCTGAGCTATGAAGTGTTCCTCGGACTGTCCCTGATGGGCGTGGTGGCGCAGGCCGGTTCATTTAACATGACCGACATTGTGAACAACCAGGCGGACATCTGGAACGTGATCCCGCAGTTCTTTGGTTTTGTCACCTTTGCTATCGCGGGCGTGGCGGTGTGTCACCGTCACCCGTTCGACCAGCCGGAAGCCGAGCAGGAACTGGCTGATGGTTATCACATTGAATATTCCGGTATGAAATTCGGCCTGTTCTTTGTGGGCGAGTACATCGGTATCGTCACCATTTCTGCACTGATGGTTACCCTGTTCTTCGGTGGCTGGCAAGGCCCGTTCTTACCGCCATTCATCTGGTTCGCGATTAAAACCGCGTTCTTCATGATGATGTTCATTTTGATTCGTGCGTCGTTACCGCGTCCGCGTTATGACCAGGTAATGTCCTTCGGCTGGAAGATTTGCCTGCCGCTGACGCTCATCAACTTGCTGGTAACGGCGGCTGTCATTCTCTGGCAGGCGCAATAA